One genomic segment of candidate division WOR-3 bacterium includes these proteins:
- a CDS encoding Omp28-related outer membrane protein produces MKRIIILSSILLFTLCSESPQIKIEPANRIVLAEFFTFARCTYCPYAEEALDSLAKEFKDSIAVIAYHRRLLGDTLSPAYVAVRESLYSIQTSPIVVFDGLYNVQTEKPEDDYPTYKNYITSERGKKTCLRLGLAKEIEGNTVSLKVKIVPVDSIFSSDYKLYIALTEDSVYFKQTGAPDSIFHFVMRKMIPDEKGIEINPVYPDSIIKETNFVLQSNWNANKLNIVAFVQNLVNKEVVQAIVVKLNN; encoded by the coding sequence ATGAAAAGAATAATCATATTAAGTAGTATACTATTATTTACCCTATGTTCAGAATCCCCTCAGATTAAAATTGAACCGGCAAATAGAATTGTCCTTGCCGAATTTTTTACCTTTGCCCGCTGCACTTATTGTCCTTATGCGGAAGAAGCCTTGGATAGTTTAGCGAAAGAATTCAAGGACAGTATAGCGGTCATTGCCTACCATCGGCGACTGTTGGGTGATACTCTAAGTCCTGCCTATGTGGCTGTGAGAGAATCGTTATATTCAATCCAAACATCTCCGATTGTGGTATTTGATGGTCTTTACAATGTCCAGACTGAGAAACCTGAAGATGATTACCCAACCTATAAAAATTATATCACAAGTGAAAGAGGTAAGAAAACTTGTTTACGTCTGGGTCTTGCAAAGGAAATAGAAGGAAATACGGTCTCGCTTAAGGTTAAAATTGTTCCGGTTGATTCAATTTTCTCATCTGATTACAAATTATATATAGCACTTACCGAAGATAGCGTCTATTTTAAACAGACCGGTGCGCCCGATTCAATATTTCATTTTGTTATGCGTAAGATGATCCCCGATGAAAAAGGTATCGAAATCAATCCTGTATATCCGGATTCGATAATAAAAGAAACAAATTTTGTTTTGCAATCAAATTGGAATGCAAATAAATTAAATATAGTCGCCTTTGTTCAGAATTTAGTAAATAAGGAGGTAGTTCAGGCTATCGTAGTAAAATTGAATAATTAG